Below is a genomic region from Neorhizobium galegae.
GAACCGCTGTTGAACACCGCCTGTCCGTCGACCCTGACGTTCACGACTTTTCCAGCCTTCTCAAACTCCCACGCGTTGATGGCTTTGGAGGTGGGCATCCGGATGTTGATGCAGTTGTGATGCGTCAGATCCTCGGGAGTTACCGGCAGTCCCTGCTTTTCGAAATAGGACGGTGAGCCGACCACCGCCATTCTCAGGTCAGGCCCGATGCGCATCGCGATCATGTCCTTCTCGACCTGTTCCCCCAGACGAACCCCGGCATCAAACCGCTCGGCCACGAGGTCGACCATGGTCGCATCGACGATCACTTCGATCTTCACCTCCGGGTATTCGCGGAGAAACTTCTCGAGCACCGGCCACAGGATTGTGTCTGCCGCGTGCCGGCTCGACGTGATGGCAATCCTTCCGGCAGGACGCTCCCGCAGATGCATCAATGAATCAAGCTCCGCGTCAATCTCCTCGAACCGGGGCCCGAGCGACGCCAGAAGGCGTTCGCCCGCTTCCGTGGCAGAGATGTTTCGGGATGTCCGTGCAAGAAGCCGCAACCCAAGACGTTCTTCCAGGTTCTTGATCGTCTGGCTCAAAGCCGACTGCGAGACGTTCAATCTCGCCGCGGCCTTCGTGAAGCTCCCTTCTCGGGCCACGGCGACGAACACTGCAAGGTCGTTATAGAGCTTGGCCATCGATAAGTTTTCCTAATAGGCCCTAGAGCATTCCACCATCTTTTCGATGGAAGCAAGTCGGACTAGGTTTCCTTGCGAGATCGAGGGCATGGAGAAAACGATGAAAATCGGGCAGCAGACCAGACGCAAGTTCCTTTCCACCCTGGCAGTCGGCCTGGCCGCGCCAGTCTTTTTCAGAGGCAGCGTGTCGATGGCGGCCCAATCCGCAACCGTCGGGATCAGGAATGGCGTCCTGCGCGGCTCCTTTGCAAAGGGGGCCTTCGGCTTCAAGGGGGTCCCCTATGCCGCAAGCACGGCCGGTGCCAATCGCTTCAAGGCTCCGCAACCGGTGCAGGACTGGTCAGGCGAGCGCGATGCCACGAAATACGGCCCCCTCAGCCCGCAGATCAACACCGGAATGAGCGGGCCTGTGTTCGGCTGGTATAACCAGAACGAGCCGCTCGGCGAGGACTGCTGCGTCCTCAACGTTTTCACGCCCGACCTGGACAGGAATGCCAATCGCCCGGTGATGTTCTATATCCATGGCGGTGGATACATCAACGGCGGGGGAGGCGGTGCCGGCCTCGACGGGAGCAATCTCGCCCGCTACGGCGACGTCGTGGTCGTCACGATCAACCACCGCCTCAACGCATTCGGCTACACCAACCTGTCCCACCTCGATGCCGAGCGTTTCGGCGACGCAGCCAATGCCGGCAATCTCGACATCGTTGCGGCACTGGTATGGGTCCGCGACAACATCGCTGCATTCGGCGGAGACCCCGGCAGCGTAACCGTCTTCGGACAGTCCGGCGGCGGGTCGAAGATCATGACCCTGCTGGCCATGCCGAAGGCCCAAGGATTGTTCCATCGCGCCATCAGCATGAGCGGCGCGGCCGGCCTCAACGTCGATCCGGCGGAGGCCATGGAGCCTTATGCCAACGCGTTCATCAGGGAGCTCGGTGTCGATCCGAACAACCTCGCGGTGGCGCAGCAGATCCCGATGCAGACCGTGCTCGACTCGCGCAACCGTGCCGTGGCCGCCTCGTTCGAAGGCGCCCGCCCGGTCATCGACGGAAAGCACATCGTCACCCGTCCGATGACGGCGGAAGGCCTCGCAATGCATGCCAAGGTGCCGCTCATGATGGGGAGCACCAAGACGGAGGCCAGCCTGTTCTTCCAGAGCGACATGCGGAACTTCAAGCTCACCGACGACCAGATGCGGATGAGGATGCGCACGGTGTTCAAGATCGGCGACCGGAAGGTCGATGCCATCGTGGCGGCGTACCGCCAGGCGTCACCCGAGATGACCCCGTCCGACATCCTGGTCGCCGTCGCCTCCGACGTACAGTTCCGTCTTCCGTTGACGGGGGCCGCCGAGACCAAGTCGGGCGCATCCGGCCAGGCTCCCGTCTACATGTACAGTTTCAACTGGCCCATCCCGTGGGAAAACGGCGTGCTCGGCTCGCCGCATGCCGTCGATATCCCGTTTGCGTTCGGCACCGTGAACGAGGCCGGGGAGATGACCGGGTCGGGCGACGAGGCAATGGAGACCTCCATGAACCTGATGTCGGCATTCGCGAACTTCGCGCGGACCGGAAACCCGAACAACGATCGCATGCCGGAATGGAAGCCGTACGACGCCGCGGCGAGGACGACGATGCTCATTGGTGCGACGTGTGAGGCGGCTACGGATTGGCGGGGTGACGCCCTCCGGGAGGTCTCGGCGCTGAAGATCGATCCGTTCAATCGCGCGGCGCTCTACAAATACGAGTCCTGAGAGGAGGCGGGGCGTGAGCCATAAGATCCCGAAACGCACGCTCTTGAAGGCGATATCGTTGACGGCCGCAGGTGTGGCCATACCCCGGGTGCCGGCACTCGCAGCTCCGCAGCCCCGCGTGCTGGTGGCCTATTTCTCCCGAACCGGGAACACACGGGTGATCGCGAAACAGATCCGGCGTGCCCGCGATGCCACGCTCTTTGAAATCATAGCGGCCACGCCCTATCCGGAGGATTACCAGGCAACGGTCGCCCAGGCTGCGGCAGAGACCAAATCCGCCTATCTGCCGCCCCTCACGCATTTCGTTGCCGACATTCAATCCTACGACACGATCTTCCTGGGCTTCCCCATCTGGGGAATGACCGCGCCGCCGGTGATCCGATCATTCCTGCTGGCCCACGACCTGGCGGGAAAGCAGGTCGTTCCGTTCATGACCCACGGCGGTTACGGCCCGGGCAACAGCATCAGCGTCGTCGGGGCTCATGCCCCCAAGGCAATCGTCCGCCCCGGCTTTTCCCTGGAGGCCGATCAGGAGAAGCGCACGCAGGACACGGTCTCGACCTGGCTCGACACCGTGCCGCGGAGCGACTGAGGCGTTCCGCCGGCCAGGTCGAGGCTTCCTTTGTTCCGTGGCAACGATCCGGCGGGCTCTTGCACGACCTCGGACAAGGATGTCACCGATACCGGATCAGACTATCCTGATGCGTTCGATGAACTGCGGCGGTGGAAGTGTCCACCCTCGCCAATATCGCTGTCATAACCCATATTCTGTCCCTTCTGCCGGAGCGGGCACGGACGGTGCAAACCTGTGCAAATGCTGGGGCGCGTCCTTTTCACAAATGAAATAAATCTGTCACAAAACTGTAATGAGCAACAGATAGAGGGTAGCCGACGCCCAAGCGTCAATCCGAATTCCAAGGGAGAAATCCATGAAGAAGTATCTAGGAAGCTGCGCTGTAGCCGCAATTCTGCTGGCCACCGCAGGCGTTGCAACGGCTCGCGATCAGGTTCAGGTTGCCGGTTCCTCCACCGTTCTTCCCTATGCGAAGATCGTTGCGGAAGCTTTCGGCGAAGCCTTCCCGAAATTCAAGACCCCGATCGTCGAGTCGGGCGGCACCGGCGCTGGCCTCAAGGAATTCTGCAAGGGCGTCGGCGAAGCCACGATCGACATTGCAAATGCTTCCCGCCCGATCAACAAGTCTGAAGCCGAAGCCTGCAAGGCCGCCGGCGTCAGCGACGTCCAGGAAATCCGCATCGGCTACGACGGTATCGTTTTCGCGACTGCCAGCAGCAACGGTGACATGAAGCTCGAGCCGAAGGACATCTACAAGGCTCTCGCTGCTCAGGTCGTTGTTGACGGCAAGCTCGTCGCCAACCCCTACAAGAACTGGTCGGAGATCAATCCGACGCTTCCGAAGGGCCCGATCGCCGCCTACATCCCGGGCGAAAAGCACGGCACCCGCGAAGTTTTCGAACTGAACGTTCTTGCCGCAGGCTGCAAGGATTCCGGCGCAACCGACGTCATCGCCAAGGAAATCGCTGAGAAGGCTGCCCAGGCCAAGGCTTGCGTTGCTGTTCGCAAGGACGGCGTTGCCGTGGACATCGACGGCGACTACACCGAGACGCTCGCTCGTATCGCTGCCAACAAGACCGGCGTCGGCGTATTCGGCCTCGCTTTCTACGAAAACAACGCCGACAAGCTGAAGGTCGCCACCATGCGCGGCATCAAGCCGACCGCGGCCACGATCGCTGACGGCACCTATCCGGTTTCCCGTCCGCTGTTCTTCTACGTCAAGAAGGCTCACCTGGGCGTCGTCCCGGGCCTCAAGGAATACGTCGAGTTCTTCCTCTCCGACGACATGATCGGCCCTGACTCGCCGCTCATCGAGTACGGTCTGGTTGCCGCTCCGGACGCGCAGCGCGAACAGGCCCGCAAGGACTTTACCGCTGGCAAGTCCATGTAATCAAAAGAACGGCGCCGCTTCGGCGGCGCCGTTTCTCTCCGGCCGCAGGCTTTTGCCTCGGTGGGGGATCGTCGTTCTTGCGGCGATGGTGTTGCGCGAGGCGCGACGGCGATGCGATCGGTTCCGATGACCGGAGCTGGGCGGTGATGGGTTGCCGCCGAAGGCGGTACGCCGGGGGATTATGATGAACACATCACTAATATTGTTGATTTTGGCGATAATCGGCATAGCCGGTTACGTCGCCGGTGCCCGGTATGCAATGGCACTGGTCGGAGGAATTTCCTCCAAACTTCATTCGCGGCCTGGATATTACGGTTCTTTTGTCGCCGTCTGGGCGATCTTGCCGGCCGTCGTCATTCTTTTTGTCTGGCTGGTCGCCAGCCCCATGTATATCAGCTCCTCGGTGCGCGGTGCGTTTCCCGAAGAGGTGAAAACCCAATCGCAGGCCGAGCAGGGCCTGAGCTACGGCATGATCACCTCGATTGCCCGCGGCATGAATGCGCTGACCGGCGACGAGATCGCCCGCATCGAGAATAGTCCGGTGGAGCTTCGTGCAGCGCTTGGCGCCAAGGGCGTTCCGCTTGCGGGTGATCCGCAGCCCTTCATGGTCAAGGCGGCTGCCGAACTGAACAGGATGACCTTCGTCAGCCGTATCCTGATGACGATCGTCGTTCTGGGGGTTTCCATCGGCGGCGCCCTCTTCGCCTATCGCCAGATCGCGCCGCGCTTCCGCGCCCGCAACCGGGTGGAAAAAGTGGTTCTCGGCAGCCTCGTCGTCGCTTCTTCGATCGCTATTCTGACCACGGTCGGCATCGTCGCATCGATGCTGACCGAAGCTACTCACTTCTTCACCGCCATTCCCGCCTGGGAATTCTTCTTCGGCACGGTATGGGATCCGCGTTTTGCGGCTGCGGGCTCGGGTGGCTCCGAAGGTCAGTTCGGCCTCATTCCGCTGCTGCTCGGCACGCTCTATATCGGTTTCGTCGCGATGCTCTTCGCGGTTCCGATCGGCCTCTTTTCGGCAATCTACATGTCGGAATACGCCTCGCCGAAAGTCCGCGCGGTTGCCAAGCCGCTGCTCGAAGTGCTTGCCGGCATTCCGACCATCGTCTACGGCTTCTTCGCATTGACGACGGTCGGTCCGTTCCTTCGCGACATTTCTTCGCAGCTGAACGGCCTGGTCACCGGCGACTACGCCAACTTCATCCAGGCACAGAGCGTTCTGACGGCCGGTTTCGTCATGGGCATCATGCTGATCCCCTACGTCTCCTCGCTGTCGGACGACATCATCACCGCAGTGCCGCGTGCCCTGCGTGACGGCTCGCTCGGTCTCGGCGCCACCCGGTCGGAAACCATCAAGAAGGTCGTCCTGCCGGCCGCTCTGCCGGGCATCGTCGGCGCGCTCCTGATGACCGCATCGCGCGCCGTCGGCGAAACCATGATCGTCGTGCTTGCGGCCGGTGTCGCCGCCCGCCTGCAGATCAATCCGTTCGAGCCGATGACGACCGTGACCGTCAAGATCGTCAACCAGCTGACGGGTGACCTCGAGTTCACCTCGCCGCAGACCCTGGTTGCCTTCGCGCTGGGCATCACGCTGTTCGCCATCACGCTTTGCCTCAACATCTACGCGCTCTATATCGTGCGCAAATACCGGGAGCAGTACGAATGACCGATGTGGTTTCTCCCGCCGCCGGCATCCCCAAGGCCAAGGCCGTCCGTCGCGATATCGGCATCAAGGGCCGTTACGCCGCCGAGCGTCGCTTCCGTGCCTATGGCATCGCCGCGCTTTCCTTCGGCATCATCTTCCTGATGCTTCTGCTGTGGTCGGTGGTCTCCAAGGGATACACCGCCTTCCAGCAGACCATGATCACCATGCCGGTCGAGTTTTCGCAGCAGATCATCGACCCGCAGAACGAACGGACCACCAACCCGCAGAAGCTGATGACGGCGAACTATCCGGTCGTCGCCCGCAACGCTCTCGCCAAGCTGCTCAACGTCAGCGTGGACGACCGTGTCGCAGCCCGCGCAGTCAGCCAGATGCTGTCGGATGGCGTGCGTGTTCAGCTGCGTGACCTGGTCGTCGCCAATCCGGCGATCATCGGCACGACGCAGACGGTCACCCTGCTTGCTTCCGGCGATATCGACTCGGCCTACAAGGGTCAGATCGACCTCACCGTCAGCCAGGAGAACCGCAAGATCAACGACCAGCAGCTCGGCTGGATGACGCAGCTCTCCGACAGCGGCGCGCTCGCCAAGCATTTCAACAGCGGCATTTTCGTCAACGGCGCATCGAGCCGTCCGGAAGCGGCCGGCGTCGGCGTCGCGCTCATCGGCTCGTTCTACATGATGCTGATCGTGCTCGTCTTGGCTCTGCCGATCGGCGTCGCGGCCTCGATCTATCTCGAGGAGTTCGCGCCGAAGAACAAGTTCACCGACCTGATCGAGGTGAATATCAACAACCTCGCGGCCGTTCCCTCGATCGTCTACGGTCTTCTCGGTCTGGCGGTCTTCGTCAACTTCATGGGCCTGCCCCGTTCCGCCTCCTTGGTCGGTGGTCTGGTGCTCACCCTCATGACGCTGCCGACGATCATCATCGCGACCCGCGCGGCACTGAAGGCCGTGCCGCCGTCGATCCGCGCGGCCGCCCTCGGGCTCGGCGCATCGAAGATGCAGACGATCTTCCACCATGTCCTGCCGCTTGCCATGCCGGGCATCCTGACCGGCACCATCATCGGCCTGGCCCACGCACTCGGCGAAACCGCGCCGCTGCTCCTGATCGGCATGGTGGCCTTCGTCGCCAACTATCCGACCACGCCGCTCGACCCGTCGACGGCGCTGCCGGTCCAGATCTACATGTGGGCGAACGAAGCGGAGCGCGCGTTCGTCGAGCGTACCTCGGGAGCAATCATCATCCTGCTCCTGTTCCTCATCCTAATGAATGTTGGCGCAATTCTCTTGCGGCGTCGCTTCGAGCGGCGCTGGTAGAAGGAGTATGACAATGAATATGATGTCAGAATCGGCAGTAGAAAAGGCGCTGGACCAAAAGATGAGCGATGCTTCCCACAAGATGATCGGCAAGGACGTTTCGGTTTATTACGGTGAAAAGCGTGCGCTTTTCGACGTGAACCTCAACGTCCGCGAAAACACTGTGACGGCTCTCATCGGTCCTTCCGGCTGCGGCAAGTCCACCTTCCTGCGCTGCCTCAACCGCATGAACGACACGATCGAGAATTGCCGCGTCACCGGCAAGATCACCCTCGACGCGGACGATATCTACGACAATAACATCGACGTCGTGGAACTTCGCGCCCGCGTCGGCATGGTGTTCCAGAAGCCGAACCCGTTCCCGAAGACCATCTACGAGAACATTTCCTACGGTCCGCGCATCCACGGTCTTTCCAAGAACAAGGCCGACATGGATCAGATCGTCGAGGCGAGCCTGCAGCGCGCCGGTCTCTGGGGTGAAGTCAAGGATCGCCTGCACGAATCCGGCACCGGCCTCTCCGGCGGTCAGCAGCAGCGCCTGTGCATCGCCCGCGCGATCGCCGTGTCGCCGGAAGTCATCCTCATGGACGAACCCTGCTCGGCTCTCGACCCGATCGCGACCGCCAAGGTCGAGGAACTCATCCATGAACTGCGTGCCAACTACACGATCGTGATCGTGACGCACTCGATGCAGCAGGCTGCCCGCGTCTCGCAGCGCACCGCCATGTTCCATCTCGGCCAGCTCGTCGAGGAGAACGACACCGACAAGATGTTCACCAATCCCGACGACCAGCGCACCCAGGATTACATCATGGGCCGTTTCGGCTGATCCAGCCGACTGTGCCGCCTGAAAATCAATTTTGAGGACTAGAAGATGGCATCGACCCATATCCTGTCGGCTTATGACGACGAACTGAAATACCTGAGCCGCCGCATCTCCGAAATGGGCGGCCTCGCCGAGCAGATGTGCTCGGACGCCGTGCGGGCGTTGGTCAATTCCGACGCAGCACTCGCGCAGAAGGTCATCTCCGACGACGTGATCCTCGATCACGCCGAGCGCGAGATCGGCGACAAGGCGATCATCACGATCGCCCGCCGCCAGCCGGTTGCAGCCGACCTTCGCGAGATCGTCGGTTCGCTGCGCATCGCCTCCGATCTGGAGCGCGTCGGCGACCTTGGCAAGAACACCGCCAAGCGCGTCATCGCGGTTCAGGGCACCGGCGTTCCGCGCAAGCTCGCCCGCGGTCTGGAGCATCTCTCCGATCTTGCCCTCGTGCAGCTCAAGGACGTCCTCGACGTCTATTCGACGCGTTCGGCGGAGAAGGCCGAGGCGATCCGCAGCCGCGACGAGGAAATCGACGCGATGTACACCTCGCTGTTCCGCGAACTCCTCACCTACATGATGGAGGATCCGCGCAACATCACCACCTGCACGCATCTTCTGTTCTGCGCCAAGAACATCGAGCGTATCGGCGACCACGCCACCAACATCGCCGAGACCATCTACTACATGACGACAGGCGCCCAGCCGGAAGGCGATCGTCCGAAGGACGATTCGTCGAACACGCTCGGCGCGATCACCGAATAGAGACGGAATGTTGACGGAGCAGGCTGAAGAATGCTGCCAAAAATCGCTGTCGTAGAAGACGAAGAAGCGCTGAGCGTGCTTCTTCGCTACAATCTGGAAGCCGAGGGTTATGAGGTCGATACCGTTTTGCGGGGCGACGAAGCCGAAATTCGGCTTCAGGAGCGGGTACCGGACCTTCTGATCCTGGACTGGATGCTGCCCGGCGTTTCCGGCATCGAACTCTGCCGCCGGCTGCGCATGCGCCCGGAAACGGAGCGCCTGCCGATCATCATGCTGACGGCCCGTGGCGAGGAGAGCGAACGTGTTCGCGGCCTCGCCACCGGTGCCGACGACTATGTGGTAAAACCCTTCTCGACGCCGGAACTGATGGCGCGCGTCAAGGCCATGCTGCGCCGGGCCCGTCCCGAAGTGCTCTCCAGCGTGCTCCGCTGCGGGGATATCGAACTCGATCGGGAAACCCATCGCGTTCACCGCAAGAGCCGCGAAGTGCGTCTTGGCCCGACCGAATTCCGCCTGCTCGAATTCCTGATGGCGGCGCCGGGGCGGGTCTTCTCCCGCTCGCAGCTTCTGGACGGCGTCTGGGGTCACGACATCTATGTCGACGAGCGTACGGTCGATGTCCATGTGGGAAGACTTCGCAAGGCACTCAACTTCTCCAACATGCAGGATGTCATCCGCACCGTCCGCGGTGCCGGATACTCCATGGAAACATAGTTGGTGGCCACGAGATGAGCGCGCGGGTCCTGTTGGTCGACGACGACGAGTCGTTCCGTCTGATATTGCAGAAAGCCCTCGTGGCCGACAGCTTCGTCGTGTCGATGCTGGCAAGTGGAGCCGAGATCTCGAATCGCTTGAAAGCCGTTCCGCCGGATATCCTGGTCATGAGTTCGGACCTTCCGGGCGTGCAAGGTCTCGAGGTCTGCCGCGAGGTGCGTCTCGATCCCGTCCTGTCGCGCCTTCCGATCATCCTCCTCGTGCCGTCGGGTGGCGAAGGCCTTCACCTTACCGCGCTGGCGGCGGGCGCCGACGATTGCCTCATGAAGCCATTTTCCCCGGTCGAGCTCGTCGTCCGTGTGAAGAACCTGCTCAGGCGCGTCAATCCCGCCCTCCTGGACCATATGCTCAAGGTCGGCGATCTCACGCTCGACCGGGAAGCCCATCGGGTTCACCGGCAGAAACGGGAGGTCAAGCTCGGGCCGAAGGAATTCAAGCTTCTTGAATTCCTGATGCGGACACCGGGCAAGGTCTATTCCCGCTCGGAGCTCAAGGCATCCCTGTGGGGCGACGACACGACCGTCGACGAGCGCGCGATCGATGTCCATATCGGCCGGCTTCGCAAAGTCATCAGCCTTGGCAAGTCCGACAACGTGATCCGGACCGTACGTGGCACCGGATACGCTTTGGGCGATTTCTGACACCGTCTCGTTGGGATTGAGGTTTACCTTTATCCTTACCGTCTCATGGCGACCCGGCGGATCATTGCCATGGAGGCTGGCGAAGCAGCATTCGCCGTCCATTGGTTTGTCCGTCTCGAAGCCAAGCATGGATCCCGCCAGAAAACGGAGAAGAGGGAGGAAGGGTAGAGGGCTAAAAATGATCCTCTGGACGATCTTCGTCGTAGGGAAATATGAGTTTACCCGAGCTGGCCAATTCATCCCGTACGTTGGAAAATGTCTTCTCCAATTTCTCGACAAGCATCTCACTCAGTCTGAGATGACGCTCGTCTGCTTCTGAATGCTTATATAGCTTGAGATCCTTTACTGAAAGTATGGCCCAATCGTCTGGCCCACCCCTCGTTGTGGCGTACGCATTTTTTAAGAGCGTCAGCGACGCCAAAGTCAAAGCAGGGACGATGTCGGCTTTGTTGTTCCAAATATGTATTGCTGTATGTCGCCCGTCGAGATTTAGGCCGAGATTTGGTTCAAATCTAACTCGAAACATTGATGCCGGGCTTTCGTACGTCGCGGCAGAAAACTTCATAGGCTTATAAAGCTGCAAGGCTTTCCAGCTTGCGAGGCGTTTTATTCCCTTGATGGCTGACGTTCGCTCCGCTTCCAGCTTTATGTTTTGCATTGAAGCGATGATTTCGTGAAGCGGCTTTCCTTGTGCGACAAGCTCATTGGCGCCTTGGCGGAATGAGGTGTGAAAGTCTCTTCCGCCTTTCTTCGAAGGGGAAAGCCGTTTTTTTATAGATGTGCGTTGAGGGCGCTCCCTTAAGAACAACATGCCCATGAACGCAGAAAAACCGAATGTCGTTATAGGTGTCATCCAGGACACTCCTCGATAAAAAGGGTGCCAGGCTACTCGACTCCGAGCCTTTCAATCCTATAATTGATCCTGCTACGGTATAGGGATGAAAGTCTCTTTGCCCCGCGTTGCCTTGGCTTTCGCGGCGTGTCGTGGCCAGGTTGGCGCTTGGTCACGGCACGAGCGGAGCATTATCGCTCCTTCCGAACGCCCTTGAAGGGCGTGCCATCTTTTTTCCCGTCCATAAACTTCCCATCGGGGCCGCGTTTGGTCCAGGTATCTGTTTTGGGATTGTGAACCTGAGTGCGATCGCGCACCGCGCCATTGCGGTGTCCATCGCCTTTCGGCGGGTTCGTAGCCAACTAAATCACCTCCGTTTCTGATCACTGCCCAGATTGTCTGGGTAAGGAATCAGTAGCGGAGTTTTAACGAATTGTAAATGAGTATTTCAGGGGAATTTTGTCTGTCTACTTACTATACGTTCGATTCTTTGAAGTCAAGGGCGCGCTATGGGAGAATTCATAAATTTATTGGTGGAGTTATTGAATTTAAAAAAATAAACTACATTGCCACTCGGCTTTTGCCCAGTAACATAGTACTTATCGTTGCTCTATCGCGCGAATGTGTCGAGAGGCGTATCCTTGACCTCTAGTTTGGTGGATTCGCTACGTCTCGAGTTTCCTAAGGCTAGACAGGAAGCTGGGATATAGTCCAGCCCGAAGTCTCCTCCGGGCTAGCTCTTCTTCAGCTATTCACAGAAATCAGCTGCACCCGCTCGTCGCGCCGCAAGTGTCGCACTTCTCGCAAGTCCCATTCCGGACCATCGTGAAGTTCTGGCACTCGCCGCACATGTTGCCCGTATAGCCTTGGGCGATCGAGCGCATGCGGCGTTCGTTTTCGACCTTTTTGGCTTCCGTCTTGGCGGTCGCAGCCTCGTCGGCGGCCTTGTCGGAGAAGAGGGCGGTGGTGGCTGCCTGTTCTTCGACCAGTTCCTCGACGATCTCTTCGGCGAGTTCCTTGGCGCGCTCCTCGTAGTCCCGCTTGAAGGAGACGATTTCGGAGGTCGAGATGGCGACGGTCGGTTCCAGCTTGCGGGCGGCGGCACCGGCAAAGGCGGTGACGTTGGTGCCGGCCGAGGCGCGGGCAGGGGCGGCGGTGGCCGAGCCCTTGATGTCGGCCGGGCGGTCGCCGCCGGTGCCGGAGACGAGCGTCGGCTTGTAACCGCGGGTCAGGCCCTTGGAGACCACATCCGCCTTGCCTTCCGAAACGCCGCGGCCGAGCGCGGTGTTGGAGAAGTCCGACGTATCGACATGCGCGAGGTCGTGGCGGCCGAGATAGGAGATCGCCAGTTCGCGGAAGACGTAGTCGAGGATCGACGTGGCGTTCTTGATCGCGTCATTGCCCGTGACGATGCCGGCCGGTTCGAACTTGGTGAACGTGAAGGCGTCGACATATTCCTCGAGCGGCACGCCATACTGAAGGCCGAGCGAGACGGAGATCGCGAAGTTGTTGATGAAGGCGCGTAGCGCCGAGCCTTCCTTGTTCATGTCGAGGAAGATCTCGCCGAGGCGGCCGTCGTCGTATTCGCCGGTGCGCAGGAAGATGGTGTGACCGCCGATCTTCGCCTTCTGGGTATAACCCTTGCGGCGGCCGGGCAGCTTTTCCTGGCTGCGGACGACCTTTTCGATTATCCGCTCGACGATCTTTTCGGTGATCGTCACCGCCTGGGCGGCGGCCGGCTGGGCCAGCAGTTCCTCGACGGCGTCTTCCGCATCGTCATCG
It encodes:
- a CDS encoding LysR family transcriptional regulator is translated as MAKLYNDLAVFVAVAREGSFTKAAARLNVSQSALSQTIKNLEERLGLRLLARTSRNISATEAGERLLASLGPRFEEIDAELDSLMHLRERPAGRIAITSSRHAADTILWPVLEKFLREYPEVKIEVIVDATMVDLVAERFDAGVRLGEQVEKDMIAMRIGPDLRMAVVGSPSYFEKQGLPVTPEDLTHHNCINIRMPTSKAINAWEFEKAGKVVNVRVDGQAVFNSGSLRINAALTGLGIAYMLEDYAQPYIEDGRLVRVLEDWCPPFAGYHLYYPSRRQHSPAFVLLLNALRYRA
- a CDS encoding carboxylesterase/lipase family protein encodes the protein MKIGQQTRRKFLSTLAVGLAAPVFFRGSVSMAAQSATVGIRNGVLRGSFAKGAFGFKGVPYAASTAGANRFKAPQPVQDWSGERDATKYGPLSPQINTGMSGPVFGWYNQNEPLGEDCCVLNVFTPDLDRNANRPVMFYIHGGGYINGGGGGAGLDGSNLARYGDVVVVTINHRLNAFGYTNLSHLDAERFGDAANAGNLDIVAALVWVRDNIAAFGGDPGSVTVFGQSGGGSKIMTLLAMPKAQGLFHRAISMSGAAGLNVDPAEAMEPYANAFIRELGVDPNNLAVAQQIPMQTVLDSRNRAVAASFEGARPVIDGKHIVTRPMTAEGLAMHAKVPLMMGSTKTEASLFFQSDMRNFKLTDDQMRMRMRTVFKIGDRKVDAIVAAYRQASPEMTPSDILVAVASDVQFRLPLTGAAETKSGASGQAPVYMYSFNWPIPWENGVLGSPHAVDIPFAFGTVNEAGEMTGSGDEAMETSMNLMSAFANFARTGNPNNDRMPEWKPYDAAARTTMLIGATCEAATDWRGDALREVSALKIDPFNRAALYKYES
- a CDS encoding flavodoxin, which produces MSHKIPKRTLLKAISLTAAGVAIPRVPALAAPQPRVLVAYFSRTGNTRVIAKQIRRARDATLFEIIAATPYPEDYQATVAQAAAETKSAYLPPLTHFVADIQSYDTIFLGFPIWGMTAPPVIRSFLLAHDLAGKQVVPFMTHGGYGPGNSISVVGAHAPKAIVRPGFSLEADQEKRTQDTVSTWLDTVPRSD
- a CDS encoding substrate-binding domain-containing protein gives rise to the protein MKKYLGSCAVAAILLATAGVATARDQVQVAGSSTVLPYAKIVAEAFGEAFPKFKTPIVESGGTGAGLKEFCKGVGEATIDIANASRPINKSEAEACKAAGVSDVQEIRIGYDGIVFATASSNGDMKLEPKDIYKALAAQVVVDGKLVANPYKNWSEINPTLPKGPIAAYIPGEKHGTREVFELNVLAAGCKDSGATDVIAKEIAEKAAQAKACVAVRKDGVAVDIDGDYTETLARIAANKTGVGVFGLAFYENNADKLKVATMRGIKPTAATIADGTYPVSRPLFFYVKKAHLGVVPGLKEYVEFFLSDDMIGPDSPLIEYGLVAAPDAQREQARKDFTAGKSM
- the pstC gene encoding phosphate ABC transporter permease subunit PstC, which codes for MNTSLILLILAIIGIAGYVAGARYAMALVGGISSKLHSRPGYYGSFVAVWAILPAVVILFVWLVASPMYISSSVRGAFPEEVKTQSQAEQGLSYGMITSIARGMNALTGDEIARIENSPVELRAALGAKGVPLAGDPQPFMVKAAAELNRMTFVSRILMTIVVLGVSIGGALFAYRQIAPRFRARNRVEKVVLGSLVVASSIAILTTVGIVASMLTEATHFFTAIPAWEFFFGTVWDPRFAAAGSGGSEGQFGLIPLLLGTLYIGFVAMLFAVPIGLFSAIYMSEYASPKVRAVAKPLLEVLAGIPTIVYGFFALTTVGPFLRDISSQLNGLVTGDYANFIQAQSVLTAGFVMGIMLIPYVSSLSDDIITAVPRALRDGSLGLGATRSETIKKVVLPAALPGIVGALLMTASRAVGETMIVVLAAGVAARLQINPFEPMTTVTVKIVNQLTGDLEFTSPQTLVAFALGITLFAITLCLNIYALYIVRKYREQYE
- the pstA gene encoding phosphate ABC transporter permease PstA produces the protein MTDVVSPAAGIPKAKAVRRDIGIKGRYAAERRFRAYGIAALSFGIIFLMLLLWSVVSKGYTAFQQTMITMPVEFSQQIIDPQNERTTNPQKLMTANYPVVARNALAKLLNVSVDDRVAARAVSQMLSDGVRVQLRDLVVANPAIIGTTQTVTLLASGDIDSAYKGQIDLTVSQENRKINDQQLGWMTQLSDSGALAKHFNSGIFVNGASSRPEAAGVGVALIGSFYMMLIVLVLALPIGVAASIYLEEFAPKNKFTDLIEVNINNLAAVPSIVYGLLGLAVFVNFMGLPRSASLVGGLVLTLMTLPTIIIATRAALKAVPPSIRAAALGLGASKMQTIFHHVLPLAMPGILTGTIIGLAHALGETAPLLLIGMVAFVANYPTTPLDPSTALPVQIYMWANEAERAFVERTSGAIIILLLFLILMNVGAILLRRRFERRW
- the pstB gene encoding phosphate ABC transporter ATP-binding protein PstB, which codes for MNMMSESAVEKALDQKMSDASHKMIGKDVSVYYGEKRALFDVNLNVRENTVTALIGPSGCGKSTFLRCLNRMNDTIENCRVTGKITLDADDIYDNNIDVVELRARVGMVFQKPNPFPKTIYENISYGPRIHGLSKNKADMDQIVEASLQRAGLWGEVKDRLHESGTGLSGGQQQRLCIARAIAVSPEVILMDEPCSALDPIATAKVEELIHELRANYTIVIVTHSMQQAARVSQRTAMFHLGQLVEENDTDKMFTNPDDQRTQDYIMGRFG